CCGGCGAGCACACAGACGAGTGCAATACCGACTGCGGTCAGCCTGACGGGGGTGTTGTCGGGAACCTTCATGTCGACGTCGATCCTCCTGCTGCTAGGCCACGAGCTGTGCGACAGGCGGTCGCGTCGTCCAACACCACACGCGACTCGGAGGGCGCCAGAAAACCATAAATCACGTCGGCGTCAATAGCCAGGATGCGAATGCGCCGCCGACGTCAGCGCGCCGTGACGACCGCCGAGCCCTGTAAAGGTGCCTTTTACCACCACTTTCGCGATACGGCGGCGGTGCTCGGGGCCCAGCTGGCGGAGTTCGAAGAAGAGGGGGTGCGCCGGGCTATCCGCTAGGCGCCGAGCGATGCGGTTTCGGTCGCCGCCGTTTCCTGTTCGCCGTCGCCCCGCATCAGCGATGCAAGGCGGTCCTGGTTATGTTCGGCCGGCGCGGTCGAGTCGATGAACCGCTCGACGACCTCCACAAATCGATCGGGATGGTCGCGGAATGGCATGTGTCCCGAATCTTCGAAGATGTCCAGTCGTGACTCGGGCATCGCTGCGTGCGCGATTCGGGCGTGGTTCACGGGAATCACCAAATCGTCTTCGCCCCAGACGATTTGCTTCGGGACCGGCGTCATCAGATAGCTGCGATCGAGCATGGTGACGAGTTGTCCCTGGCTGTCCACCACTGAACGCAAGGTGCGAGAGAACGCCGACAATGCCGCAGGGTCCTGCAATCTCGCGAGTAGCCGAAGGCCGTCCGGGAGATCACGGCCGTACTTCGTCGAGCCGAAAAGCGTCTCGGCGGCGCGGCCTACGAATTGCAGAGCAGGCGCGGCACCCGGAAGTCGCAGGGCGGCCAACGCCTCGCTACCCATCGGCAGGGCGGCCATCCGCAGCGCGATGCTCACGTCCTTCGTGATGCCCCCACTGCTCACCAGCACCACGCGTTCGACCATATGCGGGTACTGGTAGGCGAACTGCCCAGCGATACCGCCACCAAGTGAATGACCGACGAGCGTCACACGGTCGATATCCAACGTCGCGAGCAGATCGCGCAAACCGTTCGCGAAAGCGGCCAGCGAGTAGTCCGCGCGCGGCTTATCGGACTCGCCGTGCCCCAGGAGGTCCGGTGCGATGACGGTGAACCGCTGCGCGAGTTTGGCGTGCACGGAGCTCCAGCTCGCGGAGGAGTCGCCGACACCGTGGATCAACAGCAGTGCGGGTCCTGTCCCGGCGATGCGGTAGGCCCGGCGATAGCCGTGAATGGTGCGAAACCGCAGCGACGGGAGAGCGGCACTGCGCACTGGCCGCAGGTCGGCGCGTGAAGCGGGCATGTTTGCTCCCTTTTTGTGAGGCTTTCCGATGCAGGGAGCCTGAAAGGGAGGACTTGGCGATTCCTTGGAACTCGAGGGCTGGAGACCCAGGACCGTCGATGTCAGTGCAGCGATTCCAGGCGGCTGCAGTTGTACTAAATCGCGAATCAGAACCGAACAATGAGCAAACGCACGCGCTACGAAAAACGCCCCGCGAATTTCGCGGGGCGTTAATCGTGAAGCGTTGTGTGCGAGTCAGCTCACCTTCGACTCGTACTCCGGGCAATATGCAGCCGTCGCCGCTCCAATAAGGAAAGCGGCGTCTTCGGCACTCAGATGGGGAGTGAGCGAGGAGACTTCCTGCTCAAAGGTAGCGCCGGCCGCCCAGTCTTGACAGACGCCTTTACCCGCGGCGATCTGGTTGTCTGGGGTCGCACCCGGCCACGTGACGCCCTGCTCTTCCAGCGCGCCGAGGAAGGCGTCATCGGTGCCGTCGGCAGACGCCAGTGGTGCGCAGATCACCGCGGCCGCGGATAAGCCGACCGCGACCGACCCGGCGAGTTTCACGAGATGCTTCATGGTCGTACTTCCTGTAAGGGTTCGTAGGTAACGCGAATCGTTACATAACGAATCGTTACATGACGCCCGGAGGTGCGGGGTCGAAATTCGGCAAATTGTGTTCACGCTCGCACGGGTAATGAATTATCCGCGTACGGAACCGCGTTTGGATTTATCTTAATAATGCGGTGGCCCGACCGCTGTGGTATAGCACGAATGGAAATGAGCTCCGACCCGTATCGAGATTCGAGGCAGGTGGCGAATGATGGCCCCGAAAATGCCGGCGTGGTCTGTGGGTATCGCCGTTGCCGGTGTGTGCGCGTTGGTCGTTGCGGCAGTTACGAATACGACAGCATGGGCAATGCCGTGGTGCACACCCGATTCGTTGACCGTGAACACCGGCCCGTATGGGGCGCCGGGTGATTCGTCGCAGATTCATTTCGACGTCATATTGACGAACATCGCCGAACAGGCGTGCGCTCTGCAGGGTTATCCCGGGGTCGATCTGGTCGGCCCGGACGACCCGATGTGGGGGCCGGTCTACAGCCTGCCGAGACAGAGCGGCGATCCGCAGCCGCTCACGATTGCACCGGGCGCATCGGCCAGTAGCCGCCTCACCTTCCTGCCTGCACCCGACGGCTGGGTGCCTACCTTCATCGTCGTGACCCCGCCGGACGCCACCACTTCACTCGAGGTCCCGTGGATTCCCGGCGGCGTCGGCGTTCTGCGGCAGGACGGTGCGACAAGCCCCGGCACCTACATCGGACCGCTGGAACCGACCGGCTGAATTCAGCTGGCGGTCAAGTGAAGCAGCCCTCCCGGAACAAGATCAGTTCGCGGCCGTAGCGCTTAGTATCCCTTCATGCAGATCGACGTCGACTTCGTACTCCGGGTGACGATCGGTCTGCTCGTCATCACCGCGCCGTTCGATCCGGTGAAACTGTTGTTCTTCAACCAGGTGCTGACCGACCGGCCTCAAAGTCGCGTCGGTGCCGCCCTCAAGGTGACGGTCTACGTCTCGGTCATCCTGGCGGTGGCCGCCTTGGCCGGCAAGGAACTGCTCGAGGCGATGGGCATCAACCTCCACGTATTCGGCGCGGTCGGAGGTCTGGTGATCGCCTCGATGGGATTCGAGATGCTGTACGGCGGCGGCGCGTCGAAGGCCCAGGGTGAGGACGAGCGAAAGGAAGGCCCTGAGGAGGGCGACGGGCTGCTCATGCCGTTGTCGATCCCGCTCATCGCCGGCCCCGGCGCCATCGCGACGACGATCGCCTTCGGCTCGCAGAACACGTCCACGTCGGGGCTCGTCGCGATGGCCATCGCCATCGCGAGCGTCGCGCTGGTGACGTTTCTCTTCTACTGCTACATGGGCGGCCTGCTGGCGCGGCTGAAGCCGGGTGCCGTCGCGATCATGGCCCGCATCGGCGGCTTACTCCTGGCCACGCTGGGATTTCAGATGTTCCTCGGCGGCCTCAAGAACTTTTTTATGTAGGACGTGTTTAGGAACCCGCATCATCGGGTAGGCGGCGCCCAATTGACGATCTTGGTAATTGTCCCGCCCGTAGTAGTACGGTGATTCGGGGGCCTGAAGGGACTGGTCAAAGATGACTGGTAAGTGCCGGACCGTAGGACGTTCTTCTTCAAAGATCACGATTGTGGGTGCCGCCGCTGTAACGGCGTCGGCCCTGACGGTCGCAATGGCTGCCCCCACGCCCCCGGTCACCGCGGATGTGGCGCTCACCGCGGCCACCGGCCCGTACACGCAGTTCGTTACCAACTCGTCGAGGGCGATGGACAGCGGCCTGATACTCGCGGGCACCTACGGAGGTATGGCTGCGGCGTTTTGGAATCCGATCGCAGGTATGTCAGGCGGTTGGCTGCCGACATTCACAGCCCACACCACCCGCAACGATCTGACCACTTACGACGGCCTTGTCAATGCATCGGCCGCCGCGGCCGAAGGGAATGTTGTCCCCGGTATCACCAGGGAAGCGGTCGTCACCGTCGCTGCGACAACCGCCCACACACTTCTCCCCGTCCCGGGCGTAACCGACCAGCTGGAAACGACCGCCGGGACGGTCCTGGTACCGCTCTCGACCGTCTCCGACGCGATCGAAAAACTCCACGCCCTGAACTCGACCCCGGTACTCGGCGGCCCCCTCGTCGGAATCCCGACGGTCGAAGGCGTACTTGATGCTCTCGGTCTGACCGCGACTCAGACGACCTTCGAGACGACCTTCAACTGGCCGCTCTTCCGGGCCGACGGAAAGACGGCGATCGGCAACACGTTCATCCAGTTGCCGGCCCAGACCGCGTCCGTGCTGGTTCCCAGACTCCTGGATCGGCTCACGGTCGGCGGCCTGTCCCTCCCGGATACGCCTCCCGAGGTGCAGAAACTTGTCAAGGACACGTTGGCTCCCTTGGACAAGGTCGTAAACACCCCCTCGGTGACCGCCTGGATACCGGCCGGTTCCGGTTCCTACCACGCGCTGGGCTATTCGCTCGGCTTCCTGGCAGCCGCGCCGATCGTCGTGATAGGACCCGTCGGGGCCTTGGCTCTTCTTCCTGTCGCGGGGGTCCCCAGCGTTCCTCTCCCCGCTCTCCCGGGAGTCCCTCTCCGCGCCACCCCGCCCGTCCCCATCAACCGCGCATCCGAGACGATGGTTGCGGTTCCTCTCGCCGCGTACGGCACAAACCTGCCGTTCGGCATCGCGTCGTTCGGTGCGCTCGCGATGCCGATCGTGGTTAGCCCTGCCGCTGCGCTCGTGGCCCCGCCGGTGCTCGTCACCTATTCGCGCATCAATTCCGGTGCGGCATTCTCGCTCGGACCCAACGGCGTCTACTACAACAGCGGGACCACGCTCGGACTGTTCCTCACGTCCGTCGGCGTCATTCCGGTGTTGTACTCGCTCGGCGCTGTCAGCGCCGGTCCCAACGGAGTGGGATATGTCGGACCGTCGGTATTCGGCCTCAGCGCCGTGCCGCCCGTACAGTTCCGCACCGCACAGCCGTTCCAATCTGTGGCACGCGTTGTTCCTACGCGATTGGCCGTTCCGCGAGTGGCCGTTCCTGTGCCAGTGTCGCCCGCGCAGGTGACGAGTGTCCTTGCGTCCCTTGGACTGCCGCTGCCAGCCCTCGGGCTGCCGCCCGTGGCGTTGCCGGCCGTCGACACCGCGGCAGTCACGTCCATCGTGGACACCGGTGCCCTCACGTCTACCGTGAACCCGGTGCTCGCCACCGCGACGGCGAATCTGCCTCAAATCACCAAAGCGCTTGACGGCGCGTTCGGCCCAGCTGCCGCCGAGATCGCTCGCAATGTGGTCGCGCTGAACGCGGAGCTGGCGAAAGTGGCCAAGACGATTCCGCCTCCAGAGATACCGAACGGGTCCGACCTACCACTCCCGACGCCGTCGGTCCCCGAGGTTGTCGACAACGTTTTGCCGGTGTCGGCGCCGGCCGTTCCGAGTGCGCCGCTGCCCGCCGTGACAGGCCTCGTCGACGACCTCGATGTGCCGAACGTCTCGCAACCACGGAACCGTCCTCGGCTGAATGTCGTTACCGGCACCGGCAACCCAGTGCAGTCCGTGGTGGACAGCACCCGCACCGCGACCGGCAGTTCAGGGTCGACTGCGCCGGGCGGGCTGCGCTCGACGGTCCAGAACGCTCCGAAGAAGGTCACGGACACGGTTAGTGGGACGGTCAAGTCAGTCACCGACAAGGTCAGCGGCGCCGTCAGCGGTGCGGTCGGCAGCCTGAGCAAGATCGGCAAGGGCGGTCTCGGGGGCTGAGCTCAGGACCTAGTCTGGTCAGCCTCCGATTCCGTT
The nucleotide sequence above comes from Mycolicibacterium moriokaense. Encoded proteins:
- a CDS encoding alpha/beta fold hydrolase; the encoded protein is MPASRADLRPVRSAALPSLRFRTIHGYRRAYRIAGTGPALLLIHGVGDSSASWSSVHAKLAQRFTVIAPDLLGHGESDKPRADYSLAAFANGLRDLLATLDIDRVTLVGHSLGGGIAGQFAYQYPHMVERVVLVSSGGITKDVSIALRMAALPMGSEALAALRLPGAAPALQFVGRAAETLFGSTKYGRDLPDGLRLLARLQDPAALSAFSRTLRSVVDSQGQLVTMLDRSYLMTPVPKQIVWGEDDLVIPVNHARIAHAAMPESRLDIFEDSGHMPFRDHPDRFVEVVERFIDSTAPAEHNQDRLASLMRGDGEQETAATETASLGA
- a CDS encoding DUF732 domain-containing protein; amino-acid sequence: MKHLVKLAGSVAVGLSAAAVICAPLASADGTDDAFLGALEEQGVTWPGATPDNQIAAGKGVCQDWAAGATFEQEVSSLTPHLSAEDAAFLIGAATAAYCPEYESKVS
- a CDS encoding DUF4232 domain-containing protein, which gives rise to MAPKMPAWSVGIAVAGVCALVVAAVTNTTAWAMPWCTPDSLTVNTGPYGAPGDSSQIHFDVILTNIAEQACALQGYPGVDLVGPDDPMWGPVYSLPRQSGDPQPLTIAPGASASSRLTFLPAPDGWVPTFIVVTPPDATTSLEVPWIPGGVGVLRQDGATSPGTYIGPLEPTG
- a CDS encoding MarC family protein, encoding MQIDVDFVLRVTIGLLVITAPFDPVKLLFFNQVLTDRPQSRVGAALKVTVYVSVILAVAALAGKELLEAMGINLHVFGAVGGLVIASMGFEMLYGGGASKAQGEDERKEGPEEGDGLLMPLSIPLIAGPGAIATTIAFGSQNTSTSGLVAMAIAIASVALVTFLFYCYMGGLLARLKPGAVAIMARIGGLLLATLGFQMFLGGLKNFFM